Genomic DNA from Providencia sp. PROV188:
AAGCCCAAAAACTGCACACGACGACCATCCACACCATGTTTGTCTTCCATGTTGCCGTAAGAAACTTGCAGCGCATGGTACATTTCCATCACTTCAATAACTGTACGACACGTTTGCTCGCTGAGTTCACCAAAATCCCTATCCAGCTCGCGCATTTGTAAACCAAATCCACGCTCAATGATAGTTTGCAGACGGCGGTAACGCTCCGCGTTATCTGGGTCTAACATGGTCATCATTTTATATTGATTGGATAAAATTAAGCGTTCAGCATTGGTCATTTCCATCACAGCTCTCCGTAGATAATTTTCTGCAATCTTCGCATTCAATGTTGATAATGCACAGATTAAATATCACTTTTATTGATCTAAACAGTTATTTTGCGTTAATTACTGTTAAATAAAGGTTTGTTATCAAATTGAATGCTAAATAAGGTTCAATGAACCGTTTAGATATCTTCCATAAAGGTATGATCTAACTGATTGAACGCTTTTTTCAAAAGTTCGGCTAGCGCCATATAATCAGGCTGCTGCTCAACGGGTGCCATCGCGATTCCCGCTTCGGTAAATTTATCGCGAATTTCATAGAACCAGCTTAATAACCCTGCCGGTAATGGTGTGACGGCACGCTTACCTAACCACCATAATCCTTGCATTGGCAAGCTGCAGGCAAATAGCGCCGTTGCGACAGCTGGACCTAACTGCCCGCCTAACGCAATTTGCCAAGCCAGCGTAAATATCGCAATGGGCGGCATAAAGCGGATCCCAAACCGAATCGCTTTATTGATACGTAGTTCAGGAAACAGTGGCGTTAGCTTTTTTTCCATAGGGAAAACCTTCAGATAGTGATTACCTAATCTGAAGCGTTTGAAAAAACCCGGAGGGGTACTCTGCATTGTGCTCATCAATTAATTTCCTACTACTATTGATTTTCTACTGCCATTCATTTTCTGTCGCTATTCATTTCTGGATGTCATCACAAAAACAATATCAATCTATGGCTAGCTTACGTCAAATTGAGCGTGAACGCACACTCAGTTTTTAAGTTAATTTTCACAAATTTAGCTTTAATTAAGCTAACTTAAATGAAACCCGCTATTCTCTTGAATGCGTAACTCACCGCTATAACTACACTTTATATGGCATTTATGATTTTAATCAACCAAACGCCCTATTTTTAAAAAAAACATATAAAATATAAAATAGTTTTAGTAGAATCGACCGTAATTAGAATTACTGCCGAACTATGTTACTTAATAGTTCTCTTTAATAAGTAAACAACAGTGATATATTGGGGTTCTGCGCGTTATTTCAACACGATACTGTGACTTATTTCTCACAGTTATTTAACAGCATCACGTAACGTTTGCGCGAGAAAACCCTGTAAAATCATCGACCCATGTACTTTTTTGCACATATCATGATATCAATCATGAATTGGTCGGATATAAATGCGCTAGGCTCTAGCGAATTACATTTTTCAACTAAGTCTGTGTGTCCTCATAACGGGCTTCACAACATCAACTAAGATAGGTATTTCCATGTCAAGTAAGCTGGTACTGGTTTTAAACTGCGGTAGCTCCTCACTGAAATTTGCAATCATCGATCCGACTAATGGAGATGAATTTCTATCAGGTTTAGCTGAATGTTTTAATTTGCCTGAAGCCCGCATTAAATGGAAAATGGACGGTGAAAAACATGAGGCACCTTTAGGTGCAGGCGCTGCGCATAGCGAAGCACTGAACTTCATCGTAAATACGATTCTTGCTGCGAAGCCTGAATTGTCAGCACAAATTTCCTCTATTGGTCACCGTATTGTTCATGGTGGCGAGAAATTTACTTCTTCTGTTGTTATTGACGACGAAGTTATCGCGGGTATTAAAGCGGCAATCCCATTCGCGCCTTTACATAACCCAGCTCACCTTATTGGTATTGAAGAGGCGAGAAAATCATTCCCTCATCTGATCACCAAAAACGTAGCGGTATTCGATACAGCGTTCCATCAGACCATGCCTGAAGAAGCTTACCTGTATGCACTGCCATACGAATTATATTCCGAGCACAGCATCCGTCGTTATGGTGCGCACGGTACTAGCCATTTCTACGTTTCTCGTGAAGCCGCGAAAAAACTGAACAAGCCAGTTGATGAACTGAACGTTATCACTTGCCATTTAGGTAATGGTGGTTCAGTATCTGCTATCGTTAACGGTAAATGTGTTGATACATCAATGGGTTTAACTCCATTAGAAGGCTTAGTCATGGGAACTCGTAGCGGCGATATCGACCCTGCGATTATTTTCCACTTGCATGATTCATTAGGCATGAGCGTTGACCAAATCAACAAAATGCTGACCAAAGAGTCTGGCTTACTGGGCTTAACTGGCGTGACTAGCGACTGCCGTTATGTTGAAGATAACTACGGCACCAAAGCGGATGCAACCCGTGCAATGGATGTGTTCTGCCACCGTTTAGCAAAATATGTTGGTGCGTACAGCGCGCTGATGGAAGGTCGTCTTGATGCAATTATCTTCACTGGCGGTATCGGTGAAAACTCTGCGCAAGTGCGTGAAATCACGCTGAAGAAACTGGCAATTCTTGGTTTCGAATATGACCACGAGCGTAACTTAGCTGCACGTTTCGGTAAAGAAGGTGTTATCACCACCGACAACAGCCGCCCGGCACTGGTTATTCCAACCAATGAAGAGTTGGTGATTGCCCAAGATGCTGCACGCTTAACAGCATAAAGACTTTCTTGCCGCCAGCCTTATGCTGGCGGTACTGCTTTAGAGTAACCAAAAAACGAGGTTCCTGTGTCCCGTACAATTATGCTAATTCCTACTGGCACCAGCGTTGGTTTAACCAGCGTTAGTCTGGGTGTCGTCCGCTCAATGGAACAAAAAGGTGTCCAGCTGAGCGTGTTTAAACCTATCGCACAACCACGCGTTTCCGGTAATAAAGACCAAACTACCGAAGTTTTACGTTCTCACTCCAGCATCACAACCATTGTTGAGCCTTTAACAATGGAATATGTTGAGTCTCTACTGACTTCATCGAAGAAAGATATTCTGATGGAAGAGATCGTGGCGCGCTACCACGACCACACTAAAGATGCAGAAGTGATCCTGATCGAAGGTTTAGTCCCAACTCGCAAACACTCTTTTGCTCAATCACTGAACTACGAAATTGCTAAAACCCTAGGTGCTGAAATTGTCTTTGTTACTGCGCCGGGCAATAGCTCAATCCAGCAAATGCAAGAGCGTTTAGAGCTGGTTCGTAACGAATTTGGTGGCCAACGTAATGAAAGCATCATCGGGGTTATCGTTAACAAAGTTAACGCACCCGTTGATGAACAAGGTCGTACTCGCCCTGACCTGTCTGAAATCTTTGATGATTCAACCAAAGCGACTGTGGCAAATATCGATGCCAAAGCGCTGGAGTGTTTAAATCTGCCCGTTTTAGCGTCAATTCCTTGGAACTTTGACCTGATTGCCACCCGTGCAATCGACATGGCAAAACACTTAAATGCAAAAGTCGTTAACGAAGGTGAAATCAATACTCGCCGCGTTAAATCCGTCACTTTCTGCGCACGTAGCATTCCACACATGCTAGAACATTTCCGCCCAGGTTCATTATTAGTGACCTCTGCGGATCGCCCTGACGTACTGGTATCTGCCTCTTTAGCAGCAATGAACGGCGTAGAAATCGGCGCTATCTTATTAACAGGCGGTTATGATATCGATGCACCTATTCGCAAACTTTGTGAACAAGCATTCGAAACTGGCTTACCTGTGTTTATGGTGAACAGCAACACATGGCAAACTTCACTGAATCTGCAAAGCTTCAGCCTTGAAGTACCTGCTGATGACCATGAGCGTATCGAGAAAATTCAAAACTATGTGGCTCGCCACATTAGCAGTAACTGGATTGAATCTCTGGTTGCTGATTCTGAGCGTCCTAACCGTCTGTCTCCTCCGGCGTTCCGTTACCAGTTAACTGAACTGGCTCGTAAAGCAGGCAAACGTATCGTCCTGCCAGAAGGTGATGAACCACGTACCGTTAAAGCAGCATCGATTTGTGCTGAACGTGGTATCGCGACCTGCGTATTGTTAGGTAATCCTGATGATATCCGCCGTGTTGCAGCATCTCAGGGTATCGAATTAGGCGCTGGCATCGAAATCGTTGACCCAATTAAAGTTCGCGAAGAATATGTTGCACGCTTAGTCGAACTGCGTAAGAGCAAGGGCATGACCGAAGTGGTTGCTCGGGAACAATTGGAAGATAACGTTGTTCTGGGCACATTGATGCTGGAAAAAGGCGAAGTGGATGGTCTGGTCTCTGGTGCGGTTCATACCACCGCAAACACCATCCGCCCACCACTACAGTTAATCAAAACTGCGCCAGGTAGCTCATTAGTTTCTTCTGTATTCTTTATGCTGCTGCCAGAGCAAGTGTTTGTTTATGGTGACTGTGCGATTAACCCAGATCCAACGGCAGAGCAACTGTCTGAAATCGCAATTCAATCTGCGGATTCAGCAAAAGCCTTTGGTATCGAGCCTCGCGTTGCGATGATCTCTTACTCAACGGGTAATTCCGGTGCGGGTAGCGATGTTGAGAAAGTGCGTGAAGCAACACGTTTAGCGCAAGAAAAACGCCCTGACCTGATGATCGACGGTCCGTTACAGTACGATGCTGCAGTAATGGCAGATGTGGCTAAATCTAAAGCGCCAAACTCACCGGTTGCAGGTAAAGCAACTGTGTTTATCTTCCCAGACTTGAACACCGGTAATACTACCTATAAAGCAGTACAACGTTCTGCTGACTTAGTCTCTATCGGTCCAATGCTGCAAGGTATGCGTAAACCCGTTAACGACTTATCCCGTGGTGCACTGGTAGACGATATTGTTTACACCGTTGCACTGACTGCTATTCAAGCGGTACAAAACGAAAACGCATAATCTTAGTTATTAAGTATTGAGTTAAAAGGTCAATCCAGAAATGGGTTGACCTTTATTTTTTCATCGCTATCTGAAAATAACATCCTCCCATTTCCATATCATTAACCTCTATATTTTCACAAAATATTGAGGTTAATTATGATTCTTTCCCATAGAGTTCATATTAAGTTTGAACAGATAAAATTAACAGATCATTTTAAAAACACCGCTGAGAATGAGTTTTCCCGCAATATAATTGGCATTAAAAATATCCAAGAAGCCGAAAAAGGTGTCTGTTATGGATTAACACATGCTTTCTTATTTTATGCCCATGCAAATGATGAAAAGAAATATATAAAAAATCTGGCACACGCATTAAAAAAAACACATAACGCCAAAGAAAACACTCGTCACTATCGTACTTTTTTAAATGATGCTTTCTGTCAAATTATTTATAAACAAGCATCGGTTGACTATGCCCTTCACATTGACAACGCCATAAAAAAGTTTGATTTTTCAAATGATAGTCATGAATTAAAACAAAAAAAAATGCTTGACTCCATCAGTGAAATCTTTTTAAAAAATAGCGCATTGTTACTCGATAATATAAAAGAAGATGATGCTATCAACTTAAAAAAAGCATTACATCAGCTATATTCTTATACATATTCTACATCCGCAAACGCCAGGGAAGATATATTAAAAGGGAAAAGCCACTTTGAATGTCATTTAATAAAGTTAACCGCTCGAGAAATTAAAAGAAAATGTTCTAATTTTGCAAAAACTGACTTATCACTCAAAGGTATGAAACCTTTTTTTGAACTGGTTAAAAATCACCAGAAAAAAATCATTAAGTATCAAATAATACAAAAAAATAGCCAATATAATATAAAGTATGATACCTATACGATTATTGATAATGATATAAAATTAAATCCGCAAAATTATATAACCTTCGAGCAATTCAAACAGCGTATTAATAATCGGCTACAGCAACAGAAGGATACCATTTGTGATTTTATTACTAAAAATCATGCCATGGGGATCACAATTAAACATATCAACAATAAAGTTATATTCAAGTTCTTTGAACCTAATAAAGGGCTTTATATAACAAAAAATAAGAAAAAGTTTTTTAATCTCATTGAGAAAACAATGTCTCAGCAAGCATGCTTAGTTAATGCTCAACACGAGAAAATCATCGAGGTTAATACTTCCTACGCCGATAAACTTCATCAATATCCGCTATCCAATAAAATCAAAGAACCTAAATTTTATAAATCATAAAAATACAAAAGGACTACCAAGGTAGTCCTAATTTCAATACTCGCATTTACTCTGGGTTTGAACAACTAATCGCCTTATCCGCTTCATTATTACGTGTTAACCATAATGACAGCGCTTTGAGTGAATCTGGCGTGAACTCATCGCAACGAGCGGTAATTTCCTTAGGTGTCAACCAACTTACTTCCGCGACTTCACTTTCTTGCAAAGCAAAAGGACCGTGGCTCACACAACTAAATAATCCACCCCACACACGGCAAATTTCATTTTCATAGTAGAAAGTGCCATGCTCTGCAAACGGAACGCCAGCAATCCCCAATTCTTCTTCAGCTTCGCGCTTAGCTGATTCAAGGATCTGTTCATCTTGCATCACGACACCGCCCGCCGTTGCGTCCAAAAGCCCTGGGTAGAAATCTTTAATGTCTGTTCTTCGTTGCACCAGAATTTTACCCATACCATCGTGCACCACGATATAGGTCGCACGGTGGCGTAAGTTTTCTGCACGCATTTGGCTACGAGTTGCTTGCGCTATTACATTATTATCTTCGTCAACGATATCTACCCATTCGACGAATTCGGTCTGTTGTTCCATCCTGAAAACCTTATTTAGCTTGCCCACCAAAATACTTTGATACAAGGTATTCTTTTCGCATATATGTTGCAAGGGATCCTAACCAAATTTGACCTTGCTTTCCATCACAAAAATCAATGCATCTCTTTAAGATACAGTACAAAATTCTTTTTTGTGAAGCGTTAACTGAAACCCAACAATTCCCATTTGCAAATGCTATAGTTATCTTTACAGGGTGGTAAAAATTGGATTATTTAGAGTGTGATAGCGCTTTAAATAGGGGGATAAAAAATGAGAATTCTAATAACAGGCGGAACAGGGTTAATTGGTACCCAACTAGTTCAAACGTTAGTGATGCATTCACATCAGGTCACCGTGTTAAGCCGTTCACCACAAAAAGTATACAGTTTATTTTGTAAAGCCGTTGAATGCTGGACAACCCTTCAAGATAAAACCTCTCTTGATGGCTTTGATGTGGTCATCAACCTTGCTGGTGAACCTATCGCAGAAAAACGTTGGACGGCAGCACAAAAACAGATCCTTTGTGATAGTCGCTGGAAAATCACGCAACAATTGACGAATTTAATCAAAGCCAGTCAAAACCCACCGAGCGTATTCCTGTCAGGCTCTGCCGTTGGTTACTATGGCGACCAAGGTCAATCCGTCGTGACGGAAGAAGATCAACCCCATGATGAATTTACCCATCAACTAGCTGCTCGCTGGGAAGCTATCGCCCAAGAAGCGCAATCGGATAAAACCCGCGTTTGCTTATTACGTACTGGGTTAGTTTTATCCCCTAACGGCGGTTTACTCGCCAAAATTTTACCTATTTTTAAAATGGGTGCTGGCGGACCGATTGGTCACGGAAAACAATTTATGCCGTGGATCCATATTAACGATATGGTGAAGGCGATTTTATTCCTAATGGAGACGCCAACCCTCTCCGGTCCATTTAATATGACCTCGCCTTACCCTGTCCATAATGATCAATTTGCCGCCATGATGGGGGATGTTACCAACCGCCCTTCCTTTATCCGCACCCCAGCATTTGCAGTCAGGGGTGTACTTGGGGAATCCGCGACATTATTACTTGGTGGACAACAAGCCATACCTAAACGTTTAGAAGAGGCTGGCTTTGAATTTGAATTTATTGAGCTGAGAATTGCACTTGAAGATTTGTTAGCACCAAAATCATGATTATTTTAAAAACAGGCACTATTTAGCGCCCTGCCAACGGGTAAATAAATCTTGTTCAAGCTCGATATCAAATTGGTCAAGAACGCGGTTAACATTCTGGTTAACAATATCTTGAATAGATTGAGGCTGGTGATAAAACGCAGGCATTGGGGGCATAATCACCGCTCCCATTTCTGCGGCTTGTACCATCAATTTCAAATGGCCAATATGCAGCGGTGTTTCACGCACGCCCAGCACCAACTTTTTCCCTTCTTTCAAAACGACATCTGCGGCACGGGTAACTAACGTGTCTGTATAGCTGTGAACGATGCCAGAAAGAGTTTTCATGGTACACGGCATGATGACCATGCCCGCAGTACGAAAAGAGCCTGAGGAGATAGCAGCGGCGATATCGCGGCTATCATAAACATGGTCCGCAAGCTGTTGTACATCTTTAACACTGAACTCTGTTTCCAGTGCTAATGTCTGACGCGCAGCTGCACTCATCACTAGGTGGGTTTCCACATCCTTCACAGGTTTGAGCACTTCCAGCAATCTAATGCCATAGATTGCTCCACTTGCGCCTGTTAACCCAATGATCAATTTTTTCATGTTCAGCCCCAATTCACGTCATTTCTTGCATTATATATTAAATATCGTGAAGTAGTGAGTGAGAGGCGAAGTGTGGAGGTCAGGATAGTGAAAATACAGAGCAAAACTTTACTCACTGAATAAGCAGTCATCAATAAAGGAAACTTGAACGGAGGGTAATTCAGACTAACTTCATTTTCAGCTTAGTTTTAAATTTAATCCTCTAAATAATTCATGTTGTAGCTAGGCGGCAAGCTAGCTAATCCCTAGGAGCATACACAAGTATGTGACTAGGGTTAGCTAATGCAGCCAACAACGCTACAGCGTGAAGTATGACGAGGATTCCCTAACGTTTAGCCTTCGTTGTAAATCTCTAAATCCTCAACATCACTCTGATCTTTCAACTTCAACTCATCATCTTTGCGCAGATTTTCTAGATAGTCTAAATAGCTTTGGTCGATATCTTTGGTCACGTAGATGCCATCAAATACTGAACATTCAAATTCATTGATTTCCGGATTTTCTTCACGAACCGCATCGATGAGGTCGCTGAGATCTTGGAAAATTAGACCATCTGCGCCAATCAGCTTACGAATTTCATCCACTTCTCGACCATGTGCAATCAACTCATTCGCATTTGGCATATCGATTCCGTAGACGTTAGGGAAGCGAACTTCTGGTGCGGCTGAAGCAAAGTAGACATTCTTTGCACCCGCCTCACGAGCCAATTCAACGATCTGTTCTGATGTGGTACCGCGCACAATAGAGTCATCCACCAGCAGAACGTTTTTATCACGAAACTCTGCACGGTTAGCATTCAGTTTACGACGTACGGATTTACGACGTTCTTGTTGCCCAGGCATGATAAAGGTACGTCCAACATAGCGGTTTTTCACAAAACCTTGGCGATACGGTTTATCTAGGATATGGGCGATTTCTAACGCGATATCGCAAGAGGTTTCAGGGATTGGGATCACTACATCAATATGCAGATCCTCCCATTCACGAGCAATTTTCGCGCCCAATTTTTGCCCCATACGTAATCTTGCGTTATACACCGAGATTTTATCGATAAACGAATCTTGGCGAGCAAAATAAACATATTCAAAAATACACGGTGTCAGCTGCGGGTTCTCTGCACATTGGCGGGTAAATAATTTGCCATCTTCAGTGACATATACCGCTTCGCCTGGTGCAACATCACGTAGGAATTCGAAACCTAAAGTATCGAGAGCCACACTTTCAGACGCGACCATATATTCGTGTTCGCCAGTCGCTAAAATACGGCGACCAAGAACTAATGGGCGAATCCCGTGAGGATCACGGAATGCCAACATCCCATGACCAATAATCAGAGCCACACAAGCATAGGCACCACGGATTTTTTTGTGCATTGAAGCTACTGCACTAAAAATATTGTCGGGTTCGAGAGGAAAATGATCAAACTTATCTAATTCGTATGCTAATACGTTTAGAAGAATTTCGGAGTCTGACGTGGTATTCACATGGCGACGCGCTGTTTCAAATAGGCTCCGAGCAAGTTCGTGAGCATTTGTCAGGTTACCATTATGCGCAAGGGTGATACCAAAAGGAGAGTTAACGTAAAAAGGCTGGGCTTCGGATGCGCTGGAACTACCCGCAGTTGGATAACGCACATGTCCAATACCCATCGAGCCTTGAAGGCGCAGCATGTGGCGCGTTTCAAAGACGTCTTTTACTAAACCATTTGCTTTACGCAAACGGATATTGTTTTTACCATCAATAGTCGCAATACCCGCTGCATCTTGCCCACGGTGCTGTAGCACCGTTAACGCATCATAAATTGATTGGTTTACCGGTGAAACACCGGCGATACCGACAATACCGCACATTTAGTCTTTCCTCATCAGCCAGACGGAGAGATATTCTCCGGTAGGAAACTTGACGCATTTTGCAGGTAGTCAAAGAACCACCTAATTATATGACTGAACTGCGGAATAAGCTGTGAACGATGCCAGTCCTCACTTTGAGGAAGCGGTGTAAATGTATCGAGAAAGAACAATAGCGCCGATACAATTAATACCCCACGCAACGCACCGAAGCAGATCCCCAGTACACGATCTGTACCCGATAATCCGGTTTTTTGTACTAATGAGCTAATCACATAGTTCACCACTGCACCGACAATCAATGTCGCGATAAACAGCGCTGCAATCGCAATACCATTACGAACTAAAATATCCTCAAAGTTCGTAAAGTAACTCGCTAAATAAGGGTAAAACGTACTTGCTACGAAGAACGCACAACCCCAAGTGATTAACGATAATGCCTCACGTACAAATCCACGGATCAGGCTTACCAGTGCCGAGAAGCCAATAATGGCGATAATTGTGTAATCAATCCAGACCATATTTCATTCCAAAATTCGCATTCACGTCAGCGGCGAATGCATTCTAACAGAAAACGAAAACGTTTGCGTAACCATTTTTCATCGAATTTAAAAAAATCAGCGGCGAAAAGAAAAAATCATAATCGCCGCAGTAAGTTACTAAATACCCTTATTTTTTAGGGATAACTGAATGTCAATTTAAGGCTTAAAGGCTTGGATTATCCCTTTTGTACCGGTAATTGCGTTCAGTTCAGGTAAAGCCGATTCAAGCTTCTGCCTTGATGCTTCTGGTCCCACATAAATACGAGTTAATTTGTTGTTCACTGGTTGCGCTGGCACCGTATAAACCTGATACCCAGACAATCTTAGCTTCGCCACAATTTCTTCAACCTTGCTGGCATTATTGAGGGCAATCACTTGCACCACATACGCTTTACCTTGAGGTTCTTGTTTCGGCTCTGGCTTCGGTTCAGGTTTAGGTTCTGGCTTTGGTTCCACCTTAGGCTTAGGCTCAGGTTTTGGTTCTGGCTTAGGCTCCGGTTTAGGTTCTACCCGTGGTTTTTCTGGAGTGACATTAGCTGGAATGGCACTTCCATTTTGATTCACCACGTTTTGGCTGTTATTACTTTGATTTGCACTGTTTGCGGCTACAGGAGACTGCTCACTTTGCTTTTGCTCAGTAATAGCTTCCGATAGCATCGCTTCAGAAGTTCCTTCCGAAGACGCGGTCGATGCACTGTGTGTAATTGGTGCAATTGACTCAATATCTTCTTCATCACCCGGTTTGGGAATAATCGGAATGGCTGCAAATTCATTCTCATTGTATTTTTTATCGCCATCCAGCAATGCAGGCAATACGATGACCCCTGCAGCGACTAAAACAATGGCGCCAGCAAGACGATTCTGGAATTTACTAGCCACTGGCTTTATCCTTCTGTTTTCTCTAATAACATCATGACATGAGCCACGGTATGGAATGACCCACACACCACAATCACATCTTGTGGTCGCGCATCCGCACATGCTTGTTGCCAAGCTGCTTCCACGGAATCAAACTCATGAGCACCGTCAACATGCTGACTAAGCTCAGTCACATCTGCACCACGAAACTCTCTTAGCGGCGCGAGATACCAGTCAGTTACTTGTTGGGATAAACAGGTTAATGTCCCTTGAATATCTTTATCCCCTAGCATTCCCACCACAGCACGAACTCGACGACCTTCTGTCATCGGTAATTGTGCGAGTTTGGTGACTAAATAGCCTGCAGCATGAGGGTTATGGGCTACATCCAAGATCATTAACGGATGTTCTCCAATGATCTGAAAACGTCCCGGTAACTGAGCAGTACTTAAACCTTGGTGGATAGATTGGTCAGTGATTTTCTGTGCTAGCTGGGAATCAATCTCCATCAGGCAGCTGATCACCCCCATCGCAGTTGCTGCATTGGCCAGCGGCACATTCGGTAAGGGTAAATTTTCCCATGAGCGCTGAGAACTTTCCCAAGACCAATGTTGCCCCTGCTCTTGGTAATGCCAATCCTTTCCACGACGAAACAGTATAGTGCCTATTTTATCGGCATAAGCGCCTATAGAAGCCGGCATATCAGGCTCGCCCACCACACCATAATGACCTTGACGGAAAATACCCGCTTTCTCATGACCAATATGCTCTCGATCAGAACCTAGCCAATCGGTATGATCAAGCGCAATACTGGTGATTGCCGCGATATCCGCATCCACGACATTAGTTGCATCAAGGCGACCGCCTAACCCTACTTCAAGGATCACAATATCTAACTCAGCTTGCTTAAATAATTGTAGTGCAGCTAAGGTGCCATATTCAAAGTAGGTTAATGAAATATTTCCACGCTGCGCTTCGATAGTCGCAAATGCTTGGCAAAACTCACTTTCAGTAAGCTCTTTACCTTGGATTCGGACGCGTTCCGTGTAGCGCACTAAATGTGGGGAACTGTAGACACCCACTTTCAAACCCGCAGCCATCAAAATAGACTCAAGTGTATGGCAGGTTGTGCCTTTAC
This window encodes:
- the purF gene encoding amidophosphoribosyltransferase; amino-acid sequence: MCGIVGIAGVSPVNQSIYDALTVLQHRGQDAAGIATIDGKNNIRLRKANGLVKDVFETRHMLRLQGSMGIGHVRYPTAGSSSASEAQPFYVNSPFGITLAHNGNLTNAHELARSLFETARRHVNTTSDSEILLNVLAYELDKFDHFPLEPDNIFSAVASMHKKIRGAYACVALIIGHGMLAFRDPHGIRPLVLGRRILATGEHEYMVASESVALDTLGFEFLRDVAPGEAVYVTEDGKLFTRQCAENPQLTPCIFEYVYFARQDSFIDKISVYNARLRMGQKLGAKIAREWEDLHIDVVIPIPETSCDIALEIAHILDKPYRQGFVKNRYVGRTFIMPGQQERRKSVRRKLNANRAEFRDKNVLLVDDSIVRGTTSEQIVELAREAGAKNVYFASAAPEVRFPNVYGIDMPNANELIAHGREVDEIRKLIGADGLIFQDLSDLIDAVREENPEINEFECSVFDGIYVTKDIDQSYLDYLENLRKDDELKLKDQSDVEDLEIYNEG
- the ackA gene encoding acetate kinase; this translates as MSSKLVLVLNCGSSSLKFAIIDPTNGDEFLSGLAECFNLPEARIKWKMDGEKHEAPLGAGAAHSEALNFIVNTILAAKPELSAQISSIGHRIVHGGEKFTSSVVIDDEVIAGIKAAIPFAPLHNPAHLIGIEEARKSFPHLITKNVAVFDTAFHQTMPEEAYLYALPYELYSEHSIRRYGAHGTSHFYVSREAAKKLNKPVDELNVITCHLGNGGSVSAIVNGKCVDTSMGLTPLEGLVMGTRSGDIDPAIIFHLHDSLGMSVDQINKMLTKESGLLGLTGVTSDCRYVEDNYGTKADATRAMDVFCHRLAKYVGAYSALMEGRLDAIIFTGGIGENSAQVREITLKKLAILGFEYDHERNLAARFGKEGVITTDNSRPALVIPTNEELVIAQDAARLTA
- a CDS encoding UbiX family flavin prenyltransferase, giving the protein MKKLIIGLTGASGAIYGIRLLEVLKPVKDVETHLVMSAAARQTLALETEFSVKDVQQLADHVYDSRDIAAAISSGSFRTAGMVIMPCTMKTLSGIVHSYTDTLVTRAADVVLKEGKKLVLGVRETPLHIGHLKLMVQAAEMGAVIMPPMPAFYHQPQSIQDIVNQNVNRVLDQFDIELEQDLFTRWQGAK
- the yfcD gene encoding NUDIX hydrolase YfcD encodes the protein MEQQTEFVEWVDIVDEDNNVIAQATRSQMRAENLRHRATYIVVHDGMGKILVQRRTDIKDFYPGLLDATAGGVVMQDEQILESAKREAEEELGIAGVPFAEHGTFYYENEICRVWGGLFSCVSHGPFALQESEVAEVSWLTPKEITARCDEFTPDSLKALSLWLTRNNEADKAISCSNPE
- the yfbV gene encoding terminus macrodomain insulation protein YfbV, coding for MSTMQSTPPGFFKRFRLGNHYLKVFPMEKKLTPLFPELRINKAIRFGIRFMPPIAIFTLAWQIALGGQLGPAVATALFACSLPMQGLWWLGKRAVTPLPAGLLSWFYEIRDKFTEAGIAMAPVEQQPDYMALAELLKKAFNQLDHTFMEDI
- the pta gene encoding phosphate acetyltransferase; this encodes MLIPTGTSVGLTSVSLGVVRSMEQKGVQLSVFKPIAQPRVSGNKDQTTEVLRSHSSITTIVEPLTMEYVESLLTSSKKDILMEEIVARYHDHTKDAEVILIEGLVPTRKHSFAQSLNYEIAKTLGAEIVFVTAPGNSSIQQMQERLELVRNEFGGQRNESIIGVIVNKVNAPVDEQGRTRPDLSEIFDDSTKATVANIDAKALECLNLPVLASIPWNFDLIATRAIDMAKHLNAKVVNEGEINTRRVKSVTFCARSIPHMLEHFRPGSLLVTSADRPDVLVSASLAAMNGVEIGAILLTGGYDIDAPIRKLCEQAFETGLPVFMVNSNTWQTSLNLQSFSLEVPADDHERIEKIQNYVARHISSNWIESLVADSERPNRLSPPAFRYQLTELARKAGKRIVLPEGDEPRTVKAASICAERGIATCVLLGNPDDIRRVAASQGIELGAGIEIVDPIKVREEYVARLVELRKSKGMTEVVAREQLEDNVVLGTLMLEKGEVDGLVSGAVHTTANTIRPPLQLIKTAPGSSLVSSVFFMLLPEQVFVYGDCAINPDPTAEQLSEIAIQSADSAKAFGIEPRVAMISYSTGNSGAGSDVEKVREATRLAQEKRPDLMIDGPLQYDAAVMADVAKSKAPNSPVAGKATVFIFPDLNTGNTTYKAVQRSADLVSIGPMLQGMRKPVNDLSRGALVDDIVYTVALTAIQAVQNENA
- a CDS encoding YfbU family protein, which codes for MEMTNAERLILSNQYKMMTMLDPDNAERYRRLQTIIERGFGLQMRELDRDFGELSEQTCRTVIEVMEMYHALQVSYGNMEDKHGVDGRRVQFLGFDAATEARYLSYVRFMVNTEGRYTHFDSGTHGFNSQTPMWDKYLRMLKIWQACPRQYHLSAVEVSQILNA
- a CDS encoding TIGR01777 family oxidoreductase gives rise to the protein MRILITGGTGLIGTQLVQTLVMHSHQVTVLSRSPQKVYSLFCKAVECWTTLQDKTSLDGFDVVINLAGEPIAEKRWTAAQKQILCDSRWKITQQLTNLIKASQNPPSVFLSGSAVGYYGDQGQSVVTEEDQPHDEFTHQLAARWEAIAQEAQSDKTRVCLLRTGLVLSPNGGLLAKILPIFKMGAGGPIGHGKQFMPWIHINDMVKAILFLMETPTLSGPFNMTSPYPVHNDQFAAMMGDVTNRPSFIRTPAFAVRGVLGESATLLLGGQQAIPKRLEEAGFEFEFIELRIALEDLLAPKS